In Synchiropus splendidus isolate RoL2022-P1 chromosome 7, RoL_Sspl_1.0, whole genome shotgun sequence, the genomic window CATTATGCTGGTTAACAACCCCCTCCTTTTGTTGTCTTCTCACTGAGATCGTTCTGTCTGCTGGATCACACGGATTCTACTCAGCTTCGGCTCTACACAGTACTACAttattggaataaaataaaaataatatgcaCAGCACTATTTGAATGTACTTGTAGAACAGGGGTTACATCTAGAAAACGATATCTACCTGCAGTGTCGGGGACCTCAAGAAGTGTTGAAGAAACAGCACTGAAAAATTTGCTTGCTAATATGACACTCCTAATTTAGCAAAACAAATTTAGAGGAGCACCTATTACATAGCCAACGACCCGGACTGCTATTTAAAAAGCACATACCAACGACTGACACACCACAGAGGAAACTAAACCGGTTTTTCTGGAGAAGTATTTTaaggtcacaaaaaaaaaaaacaaaaaaaaaaaaacaacaagcaatTCTGTAATAGTCACCACAGTTGCTTAAAGCTTGGTTAAAATTGTTTGGAAAACACTTAAAATAGCAAACAAGTCAACATTTTTCAGATGTTGAGAAGGTAATGCAAGCCTCTTCTTCAACTCACCTCAGCTAAATGCAATGACCCGACGCGTGAAAACCTGAGAGCTCAGTATGCATCCTGCAACATGAGAAATGGGTCACAAACATGACTGAGGAATTTCTTTGATCTCTCatataaaaaaagcaaacatttattaAATACTGTTTGAGTTTATACTTTTAAGACCGTTTAAGTAATGGGCATTCCtacctggggaaaaaaaaaaaaaaaaaatcaggtggCCTGAGTCCAATCCCCTACTGAGCATCCCTCACATCTCAAGCAATGTCCTTTTTTCATAATCAGTTGGTGGTGGGTGCCGGGTGCAAAATAATGTGACCCACAAAAAGCATGCCTCAAGAAAATCATCAACAACACCATCGTCGCAAGACAAACACAGTCACAGGTGGAACATCAGCTGattttcctcttatttctcTGCCAAAAGTACAAAACAGTCCTCGCCACGCATTAATTTGAGTTATACAGCAGCAGTCTTTCCTCTGCTTCACCCCCAGTTTTCTGGGATCGGTTAGTCTCCTGAGGCAAGTCCCTTCCCTCCTCCAGCAAGTCATAGTACAAATCCTGGGTTGTTTGTATTTGCACCTCAGACTTTCAAGTCAAACAGATTTTTCCTTCAGTTCCTGTTGTAAAAGTCCCCTTGAGCATCCCAGTTACTCAATGATGAGctattatttaaagaaaataactgTGGCTCAAAATGGTAGCATGAGTTGCTTAGTAGAGGTCTGGGCTCTTCAAGTGCTCTTTCTGTGCAGCGTCTGACTTTTGAGCTCATGGAAAAAATTTAATTCACAGATTGAATCATCGTAAATCGCtaacaagcaaaaataaaaaatgtgaacagGAAAATGTTCAGTGGTTGATCAAAATCACTGAATCACTGCTAAAATTGTATCTGTGCACAGCCACAGGTACAGTAcaatttaaatgcaaaaaaatcaataaaacaaatgtgttcaaaGACAAAGGCTAAACTGCACATCGGGTCGCTGCTCTCGCACCACCCTGCTGGTGGCGTCACTCTCACAGCATCCTTTCCCCGTCCTCAGATACTTTACAGTCTGGAAGAGCAAGCTTTCTCTTCTGGACAAGGCGGTCGACGAGAACCACGAACACAGACGAAGTGATGAGGCAAAGGCCAGAGAAGTAAAAGGCGTTGCTGAAATTGGAGGTTTGGTCCACTAGCCAGCCTGCCAGGAAGAAGAGACAGAGATAAGCTAGAATTACTCATCATGATAGAGCTTAAGTGatcttgaataaaataaaattaataattgcAAGGTTCAAGACAAATTCCACAGCAGAACAACTTAGATGGCATAATTAGTATCACCCTGGTTGCCACACTATCCTTGCATCTGTTCTGGTACGCCTACGTGTTGCTGAGAAGTGTCATCTCCCATTCATTTGAAGTGACACGTGACCTGGCACATTGTCGTGCCGTCCCGTTCCTTTGCATGATGCAGTGCATCAGTCAATTATCTTGCTGATATGTCACTACTTTCCTTCTGTCATACTGTCCTGTCACTGCTAAACTCGCACCAAATCGCCACTTCACAAGTTCATTTATGACGTGGTACATCGAAAGCAGACAAAATTTTGTTAAATTAGTGAAGTCAATCAATGCTAGCCATACAAGGTGATCTTTCATTTGTACATTTAGTCACAAGAATGGGGGTAACATGGCAACCTAATAGTTGCATGTCACTTGCATGTATTGCATGTGGGTTTTCTTTGGCTGCCTCCCATAATCCAAAGACATTCACAGTCTTAAAGTTCTCCCAGGAGTGCGTGTGTGCCCTGCccaacctgtccagggtctaCTCCTCACccagtgactgctgggataAGCTCCAGCACTCTGGGCAACGATGGTTAACTGACGTATGTGTGTAACAAAAATGTGACTTCGAAAATGAACACTTATGGCTTTGAAATCTAAAAACATCGCTGCTGATAATGTTAAACGTTTAAAAACGCAACTCAGCACTTGTTCCAGTAATCAATTCATTTTGAGCAAGGTTAAATGATTTATGCACAGATAACATCTCTTTGAATTTACCTGCAGAGGGGGGACCGATGAAGCCTCCCACGCTCCTGAAGAGCATGAAAAGTCCAAGTCCAATGTCAAACCCATCCAGAGTCACGATGTCCACGATGGAGATGACGTGCATTGCCACCACACACCCAAACAGAAAGCCATAAAGCCCGGAGAAGACGAGGATGCCCCAGTAGTCTTGGCTGAGCGGCAGTAACAGCAGTGTGACTCCCAGCATGACTGTCGCCATTGCAAGAAGCTGCAGGTTCCTCAACATCCGCATGTTTGCCAGCCAGCCACAAAACAGTCTGCCCACTAGATCCGTCAGTGCCAGTACTGAGAGGATCGAGGCAGGCCAATACTTGTCTATGCCAAGGCTGTTGGAGAACGGCACCAAAAACAGGGGCAGGACGAAAAACCCAGCTGCGGCGAAGATGGCAAACACAATGTAGAGGAAGAGCTCCGGCATCCTCAACAGGGAACACTGGAAGCGATTATTCATCTGATAGGTTGACTTTCCTGCCGGGGCATCTTTACATTCCATGATAGGTGTCTTTTTTGTCTCCAGTGGCCTCATGAGGGCCCCGCAGATGCACAAGTTTAGCTGGAGACCTCCAATGAGGAGTAGGGCATCTCGCCAGCCATACGAGTCGATGAGCCACTGGAAGAACGGACTGAAGGCCACAGAAAAGACACATTCCCCAGAGCTGGCAATGGCATAGGCAATGGGACGCCAACGGACAAAGTAGTGATTCACCATGCTGTTGGCCGGAATCCATGAAAAGCTGATACCGGTCCCTGAAACACAGTGAGAGATCATCTGGTCAGAGGGTGAGTGACACATATTCAGGCTTCAAAAACATTCATTAATTCTAATCACTCCAACCACGCTTCCTATGTAAAGTCAGCATGTGTCAGTCATATACAGACGTCACATTGTCTGTGGCGGGACCATGATCTTGGTGCAGTTTAAGCTGAAGCTGGAGTCCATAGATGTCTATGGAGGAAAGAGGAACCTGGAATTATCAAAAAAGATTTATGTACTGAATATTTGACTGGAGCCTGATGGTTTCTCTTGTCAAAAATCTGCTACAAATGTAATTTTGAACCGGGCTGGTTCAGCAACCTAAAAATTTGCTTAGAGCGTCCAAACTCCAATGATACcatttttattatgatgtaaagAATGTCACTATAAAGAGAGACATGCTGTAAGTTATGACGAGATTTCTGACACGGCTTTAGGAGAATGCGTGTTTCACAGTCAAACGCAAATGGGAGTTCATGTTGATACTAATCATCATCTACATCAAGACAGTTTGTTGACCCGTTCCTGTGAGGTCTTAGCTGTGGTCAGCAGACACAGGGGAGGTGGACAGactcaacaaaaaaacaaaacctataCAATCCATTTTTTCAGgaatatattaaatatcaaaatatatccTCAGAAAAGATTATTCTTTCATCACATTTTGACAGAAGCAATGAAATGGTATTCTATTCAGGGTAAACAGAAGGTTTCAAGGCTTAAGTGTGTTTCTTGAAGGTATCCCGGATGCGATCAGATACTGTACAAGCTCACGTCAAGTCATACTTGAAGGGAAcattttcactccactgaagCACCTACATGTCAACAGaggatgcaaaagtcacttgaagatagtCGCAATTTGACTGTTTTGGAGTGAGAGTGGGTTCACAAAGTCTGCCTCCCGTCCGAGTTACCAAAACTCACTTGAAAATGTTCACATTAGAGAGATCGATCATCACTTTAATAGTTCAAACATGTATATCCTCCATAGACATCCACAGTGTTGGGCGGTCAGGGCctgcaaggccttctctgcttgCCTAACATAACCATAAATTATGGTCataattattataaaagttaatttaatttttaatttaagtCCCCTATATATAAAACCATTCTTCACATTATCTTTATGTCAAGTGTTGTTAGGTTACAGTTTGTATCCAATTAGGATTCAGCTAGCTTGTTCTGACAGGCTGTATGAAATGCAATGCCCAGTAGTGAGCATGTGAATACTATTTCTCCAGAAGAGGTGTTATAAATTTTTTTAAGTCGGGCTAGGTAGGACATCACTGAAGGCCTAGGGGTGAAATGCATGGCCCACTCTGGACATCCATTGCGGTCCTAGCTTGACCAGTTCTGATTTGGCCGCCCGGCAGTCACTTCAAAGGGAGACAGTACTCAATGCTGTGTGCATataaaagtcaataaaaggTGATGAGAGAAACTGATGCAATGGAAAGTTGGACGAAAATGTTCTCACTTCAGTGCTTTTCTTCACTTCCGTTTTGTCTTACTGATCGTGGTTCAGTTTCATGTGATGCTCTGTGTCACAGAGAGTGACAGACTTCAAATTTCTATTGTATttcttgatgtatttatttccgGAATCTGACGTTACAAGGCCCTTCAGTTGCTGCAGACGAGGCTAGAATTACATCTTTGGTCGTGGTAGAATAGTCGTAGTACCTTGCAGAACGCCCATAGTGAGGTACAGCCAGGGCAAATTGAAGGCCAGAGATGCCAGGATCATCCCAGATGCAGCCAACAGACCTCCAGACATGATGACCACTCTCTGAGAGAACCTAAGAGTTAGAGCACTGGCAATAGGACCTAGAACAACATCAAAAACAGTTAGTGAGTGTTGAAGAAAAGATGATTTGGTCCTTACCTCCAATGTGAAACATGGCAATGCAGGTGGAGGCCACCCAGGATGTGGTGCTAGTCAGGACTCCAAAGTGGTTCTGGATCTCTTGGAAGAAGAGGCCAACATTCTTCAGCACAGCTGCCGTCAGGCCCATAGTGAAGAAGGcagacaccaccaccacccagcTATACCCTCCATCAGGGGGCTGCGCTCTGCTGGATGGCATCATCTATGGGTTAAATGACCTCCTAGTCTGCCTCAACTCAGCATTATCTTGGGGACATGAGAAGAAAGGCAGGAGTCAGATGGCGCACCACATTTTAGGAGGTGGGCAGCACTTTACTGCAAAAGCTCGACATCAGGTCGAGTACAGCTCTCAGACAGACCTGAAAATGATCTTTTTGGACAACAAACAGATCCCTTTATAACCAGTGCGTTCCATTTTCCTGACGTCTTATTTAGAACAACGGTGACGGAACATGCAGACTCATGTAAAATACTAATCATCAACCACCCTGTGAAACATGAACTCAACCTAACCATagcactgaacacacacaacaaacacgcAAAACACACATTACTACTCCCCGTCATAATCTAATTTCACCTCACCCCTCAAGTCATCTTTTTCACACCTGTAGTTCACCTCATTAATCAGCACAGAATCAGTGGTAGTTTTCAGACATCATGATGTTGGAATCTATCTACACCGATGTGATTGAAATACGTTTGTGCATCTTAACTTTAAGCTTCACATTAGGAACTTCGTAAAACGCCAAAACATCATTGAAAAGTCACGCATAACGTCTCAATCGctcaaaaaataacaaaatcatacaaaaagaaacagtttttttctctcGATGTGACACCAACCACGTCGTCGTGTTCAAATCGTGTCCCTTTTCCCGCGTACAAACATAAAAAGATGACGAATCAAATGTTCCCTTGACGAAAGCCCGTCAAAGAAGTGACAAGGCAGTGCAGTCCGATCTCCGACTGCTGAACGCGACAGTAGGAGTCGCTCAAGACGGTTTGTGAACACGCCTCCAAATTTTAGCAAGAACCGTGTATGGCGTCATGCAAGTGCCACAATGTTCACAGTCAATATGGAAATCAAATCATAAACACGCCACTGTGACCACAAAACTAACTTGAGCAAATTCCATATTCTGCCTAAATACATGgacaatgttttatttcaaacacGTATTTCATATATCAGGTGTGGCATAATGGCCGCGCCATTGCACACGTATAGTGCAAAtagaaacaacataaaaaaatggtgGTGGGGGTTTTACCTACTCCTTCGCCGTGACTTCAAACATAAACCCATCTCCTTCATgtgctcaaattgaggcttgaactTGTGGGGTcaagcaaaaggtccccacaagtatagctaaacgAGGAACACTCACACTTGCATGCGCTCACAACATATGAACCTTTATTTAATTACTGTCTTAAATGTCAAGTTCCATTTTTACAGTTATTCTGACGACAAATGAATTTTAACCATAAAGTCTAAATGAAGGCCAAGAACAGCCTATGGCTTTAGCGTTCATTAAGTAATGACATGACTCAAAACACCAGTGAAAGCTCAGTCTGTGAAGCAGTCAGGCCTTTAAGCTAGAACGCGCTGCTATATAAACAATGATGGTCTTGTGTTTAAACTACACGTCATCAGCCAATGAGTTGCACATGGTTGAAAATGTTTGCACAGCTGTgtaccatcaccttcatcaacTCACTGGCACGGCTGCCAAGCTCATGGGTTACCTAAATGTATTGTTTCTAGCCACAGTGATGGAAAGTCAACCAGCTGACCTCTGCACCGTCGTCATGAGTTGTGGTTCGGACAACAGGTTTGAGCATCTAAGCAGCCAGTATTTAAGAGTCATCCGTCCGTGAAATATTAAAAGTGGCACCTTGAGCAAAGCCGTAAGTCAGGAAAGGTGAGCATCTCGTCAGAATGTCTCTTGGGCGGAGGAAGGCCAAAGGCAGATTCAGGACACGTGAACTTGGCAAACAGACAGAATTCAGACAATTTGATGGCGTACCTGGTTTTGACATGGTGTTCCTGAAATGCAGAGATGTCTATTTAAATTCATGATTGAATTTATTCCATCTGGTGGCGCCATTATGGAAGAGCAACTGTTTATCAGTGCTGTGTCAATACAagtttgtcacacacacacacagacactcattTACTCATCACTGCCTCTGATGAAGGTCAGACCTTCACCTGGAATAGAGTGAGAAATACAGCACTTTTAGCTCATTTATAAGCACTCTTGCTAGCATTGCAGGCTGAATATGTCAGAATCTGACTTTTGAGTTGATAATAACACATGCAGTCATTTTATATATGAATTGTCATCATCATGGCAGACAAATCAGTTAAGAAATGCTGTGACCAACATTCCACTTACCTGAAAAGAAATAGGAACAATAAATGCGAGCTCAATTCTTGCCTAGTCAAATCTGGTTTATATTTTCTAACCTCAAGCACCCATTTCTGACAACTTTTGGCATGGTTACTACTGATTAGATAGAAAAAATATGACTTCAGATATTTCACTCACTGTGAAAATCGGCGTGCTTAAATAAAGGCAGGGAGGGAGATCACTCCgttctgtgtgtgtatgagacGTCAGCAGACAGCTCATTCTGGAGGACGAATTTAGAGCAATATCTGAGTGCCTGTCAGCATTGCCTTGTGACAGCATGTTGTTTCAGACTGGAGATTCTGATGTAACAGCACCGGTGGGTTAGAATGACTTCTCAGCGAAATATAATAGATGAAATACATGGCAGAATGCAGCCTGCTGGTGCACACGTTAAACCTGTAGTTTTTGTCAATCCTGTACGGACATGTCTGGGATGCTTTAGGATAATCAGGCGCCGACGGTCCTCGGTTGGGATGAAGCCAATTGGGACAAATACAGCCCAATTGTTGTTGAGTGTGTGGCCCCCATTGATGTAGTGAGGCCGGTACTCACAGCACTATAATAATAGTGCGACCAACAGTTCGTTAAACAGAACACCGACCCAACTCTTGGGAATTACGTTTGTATCAAAATTAATTTAATGGCGGAGCTCACGACTGCATCACAAATCATTAAAATTTacaaaatgataacaaaaatcttgatacatacatacagttcACAGACACGtgtgcacgcgcacacacacgtcaaTTCACTCATTTATGTATAAAACCATCCATATATCAAGCTCTGTCCACAAAACAATCATTTCTGTCGGGAGGGCCAGTCCTGCTAGCTGTGGTGACACCAGATACGCAGTCTTCACTATAGCGTTGTAGTCAAGGCGAGAGCTTAAAGGGACCAAggccaaactgatgcagaagCAAAAGTCTATCAGTCATACAGACACACATTCATTTTACACTACAAAagagagtcttttttttttccccaaaataaatTGGAAGGGAAATGCTACCATTGGTACAAACTAGTAGTCTGggctgtattcagtttggtctaggtctcaccctcctcattgACCTCGGTCTCTTCATGCTCGACATCACCACTTTACATCTTTAACACAAAGTTATTCAGCTTTATTACTGATCAGCATCGTCCAAATGAGCCATGTGTTTCCTTGCACAAAAGTACTTTGGCAATCCGCCCAGTAGTCACAAGGTCACTCAGCCCTCTACTTCTGCAGAACTTTGCATAGCACTGCCATTTAATCAGAACTCCTCACTGTGCCTGAGCAAGTCGATGCGCAGAGTCAACTCCTTAAAAGATGGTCGCTGAACGGGATCATTGTCCCAGCACTCCTCCATCACGTCATGAATCTGGAGGAAGTTTCAAGACAATTTCAATTagctccaaaacaaaaagataacTGAGAatgtaaatgttgtcatttctaCTATCCTTGAAATATCTGAACTCAAGTTCAGATGAGTTCAGATATTTCTGAAGTAGTTGACTTGGAACACCACACTAATGCTCACACAAACAGAACTGAAACAGATGTTCTACATACTTGTGTTGGACACTTCAGTGGTTTTGGCAGCCTGCTGCCTGATTTGAGGAGTTGAACGAGGTGGTAGACAATCATCAGACCCTGCTTATCATTCCCCATCATAGACATGAATATCTACAGAGAGACAAacgcaaagaaaaaaacattacccACACACAGCAGAGGTCATTTAAGGATCTGTCAGTAACTGTACAGCCACAGGGCAGAATATCCAGTTTGAGGACATTCTAGCAGCAAAATGCACCTGGAAACGTCCTCAGGGGACTATCTGCAGCCAAACATCATCAAATTACTGTGCCTATAAACTTAAGAGGCAAGATACCTTCACTCTGACACAATCAGATGAGGACCTCTACCATGACAGGTTAAACAGATGACTTTCCAAATGAACGTTCAGTaaatcttttaaaatattttttgccttcttggcATTATTTCAAAAAATGCGCCGCAATTTGCCTATCTGCCAGGGCTAGACTGGTAATAACTAAGGCATTGCCCAGTATGCCGCTGCACATTTTGTTGATGCAGTCCAATTCACTCCAAAAAGCAGCTCATGGCCTCATTTTCCGACTGACAGCAGGCACATCCAACCAGAACATGTACATTTCCTACAAATAAGCCAAATAAGTTATAAAAGtttgttaaaacaaacaaaaacaaatagatgGCAAATAGAATGCagtatacacatatatacagcCTGAAGAAAACACAGTGTGTGACATTTAATACGCAAGGTGGATGTGTGTCTCACATAGTAAAATGCttcatttaatcatttatttttcaacatttgcTCCAGACCACGCCCTCATACGCCAGTAGGAGAGCTATTAATGTAATACTTAATAACTGTGAGTGGAAACACCTCAACCCTCTGTTCCCTTTCCGACTATTGAAGGTGCAAGATGAAGATGTCGAAACAGACCAgggagccaaaaaaaaaaaaaaaaaaaaccacaaataaaaactttgaatattaaataataaaaacccATTATCTAAATTATCATCTATCTCCAAACATTAGTATTTTTTAATCAACACTTTCTCTGCTCACACATTTTGTCATTGTTCCTCATAGTCTTTGATCATTATCTTTAAATATATCAATAACATAGCATACTTCATGACTATAAATTATAACTACAGATGAGAGTGAAAAGTtggtaaataaaaatgttatattTGTCACAGGTTACTGGTAAAGGCACACCTATTTTTCATTGTGAATTTGGCAAATGGCAGACCAATGATCTACAACATTTCCAACAATAAAAGTTGAGGCACCGCATATCTGTAGTCTCTGGTCATGTAATCATCAACCTATGATCCCATCGGACTGACATACCCCTATCAGCACATAGATGATAACTGCAACTTGTCAAAGTCCTTCATGCATCCATCATGATAAAGACCGACTTGTTTACGTACCATAGGTGAAAGTTCATGAGAGACATTTCATGATTGATGTCCCAAAAGGTTTTGTCATgaactttcaccacagaacgaCAACC contains:
- the zgc:114041 gene encoding monocarboxylate transporter 12 isoform X2, translating into MSGGLLAASGMILASLAFNLPWLYLTMGVLQGTGISFSWIPANSMVNHYFVRWRPIAYAIASSGECVFSVAFSPFFQWLIDSYGWRDALLLIGGLQLNLCICGALMRPLETKKTPIMECKDAPAGKSTYQMNNRFQCSLLRMPELFLYIVFAIFAAAGFFVLPLFLVPFSNSLGIDKYWPASILSVLALTDLVGRLFCGWLANMRMLRNLQLLAMATVMLGVTLLLLPLSQDYWGILVFSGLYGFLFGCVVAMHVISIVDIVTLDGFDIGLGLFMLFRSVGGFIGPPSAGWLVDQTSNFSNAFYFSGLCLITSSVFVVLVDRLVQKRKLALPDCKVSEDGERML
- the zgc:114041 gene encoding monocarboxylate transporter 13 isoform X1 yields the protein MMPSSRAQPPDGGYSWVVVVSAFFTMGLTAAVLKNVGLFFQEIQNHFGVLTSTTSWVASTCIAMFHIGGPIASALTLRFSQRVVIMSGGLLAASGMILASLAFNLPWLYLTMGVLQGTGISFSWIPANSMVNHYFVRWRPIAYAIASSGECVFSVAFSPFFQWLIDSYGWRDALLLIGGLQLNLCICGALMRPLETKKTPIMECKDAPAGKSTYQMNNRFQCSLLRMPELFLYIVFAIFAAAGFFVLPLFLVPFSNSLGIDKYWPASILSVLALTDLVGRLFCGWLANMRMLRNLQLLAMATVMLGVTLLLLPLSQDYWGILVFSGLYGFLFGCVVAMHVISIVDIVTLDGFDIGLGLFMLFRSVGGFIGPPSAGWLVDQTSNFSNAFYFSGLCLITSSVFVVLVDRLVQKRKLALPDCKVSEDGERML